A genomic stretch from Corynebacterium sp. 21KM1197 includes:
- the rpsT gene encoding 30S ribosomal protein S20, with protein MANIKSKKKRILTNEKSRQRNQAVRSRVRTEIRKFRELVAEGDKAAAETQLRAASRILDKAVSKGVLHRNNAANKKSSMALNFNKMD; from the coding sequence ATGGCTAATATCAAGTCCAAGAAGAAGCGCATTCTCACCAACGAGAAGAGCCGTCAGCGCAACCAGGCCGTGCGTTCCCGCGTGCGCACCGAGATCCGCAAGTTCCGCGAGTTGGTGGCCGAGGGGGACAAGGCCGCCGCCGAGACCCAGCTGCGCGCCGCCTCCCGCATCTTGGACAAGGCCGTGTCCAAGGGCGTGCTGCACCGCAACAACGCCGCCAACAAGAAGTCCAGCATGGCGCTGAACTTCAACAAGATGGACTAG
- a CDS encoding LysE family translocator, producing MTPGGLLSLTALNLMGVAAPGPDTLLVMRAATKSRRHAYATVAGMHVGVLLWMVLTVCGAAAVLGRYPVLIGIIQLAGGAYLGYMGSQMARAGWRLRGYGAADVPGTTSASAAQCARQGLWTNLSNPKIVLFLTAIIAPVMPANPSWATAVTIIACLWLSSAAYFGLIATLLSTRAVQRQALRAGPFIDMAAGALFMVFGVVLVLRGVGEILG from the coding sequence ATGACCCCGGGCGGACTCCTTTCCCTCACCGCCCTGAACCTTATGGGGGTGGCGGCTCCCGGCCCGGATACCCTGCTGGTGATGCGCGCTGCCACAAAATCGCGCCGCCATGCCTATGCCACGGTGGCGGGAATGCACGTGGGCGTGCTGCTGTGGATGGTGCTCACGGTATGCGGCGCGGCCGCAGTGCTGGGCCGGTATCCCGTGCTCATCGGGATCATTCAACTCGCAGGCGGGGCCTATTTGGGCTACATGGGGAGCCAGATGGCGCGCGCCGGGTGGCGGCTGCGCGGCTATGGGGCCGCCGATGTGCCCGGAACCACCAGCGCGAGCGCTGCCCAGTGCGCGCGCCAGGGGCTATGGACCAACCTCTCTAATCCCAAGATTGTTCTCTTTTTGACCGCCATCATCGCCCCGGTCATGCCGGCCAATCCCTCCTGGGCCACGGCGGTAACGATTATCGCGTGCCTGTGGCTGAGCTCGGCGGCGTATTTTGGGCTCATCGCCACTCTTCTTTCCACGCGGGCGGTGCAGCGGCAGGCCCTGCGCGCGGGGCCATTCATTGATATGGCCGCTGGTGCTTTGTTCATGGTCTTTGGAGTGGTGCTGGTGTTGCGCGGGGTGGGGGAGATTCTGGGCTAA
- a CDS encoding ankyrin repeat domain-containing protein: protein MTSANTPQTDESQPDLPQDVQELATRLFDMARKGDQQLVEYIDHGVAVDMVNQEGNSFLMLAAYAGHADLVAALVERGADVNKLNDRGQSPLAGAIFKKEDAVVEALIAAQADPHRGQPTAVETAQMFGREDLLERLR from the coding sequence ATGACTTCCGCCAATACACCCCAGACCGATGAATCCCAGCCCGATCTTCCCCAGGACGTGCAGGAATTAGCCACCCGCCTCTTTGACATGGCCCGCAAGGGCGATCAGCAATTAGTGGAATACATCGATCACGGCGTGGCGGTGGACATGGTGAACCAGGAGGGCAATAGTTTCCTCATGCTCGCCGCCTATGCGGGCCATGCGGATCTGGTGGCAGCCCTGGTGGAACGCGGGGCGGACGTCAATAAACTCAACGATCGCGGCCAATCACCCCTGGCCGGGGCGATCTTTAAAAAGGAAGATGCCGTGGTGGAGGCGCTCATTGCCGCCCAGGCCGACCCTCATCGCGGTCAGCCCACGGCGGTGGAGACCGCCCAGATGTTTGGCCGGGAGGACCTTCTGGAACGTCTGCGATGA
- the holA gene encoding DNA polymerase III subunit delta, with translation MESQVHLIVGTESFLAERHREAIVEQIRGGRPEVTVTSMNAGELTASEVLEVLSPSLFGEDRVAVIKNTEAAGKEPADLLLQAAVDPGPGIYLIVEHSGGGRTKALVPKLEKIASVHRADEVKQRELPGWVTQEFRGHGVRITPDVVHALLEGVGSDLRELASAVSQLVADAQGDITVATVRAYYSGVAEVSAFDIADWAVTGQSARAVAATRRALQLGMSPVVIAAALSSKVGMIARLYSSTGRVDSRRLAGQLGAHPFVIEKTSKVARRWSSDSVSRAVILMADLDAAVKGQGGDPLFAIESAVQRVAHLAG, from the coding sequence ATGGAATCCCAGGTGCACCTCATCGTTGGCACGGAGTCGTTTCTTGCAGAGCGGCACCGCGAGGCGATCGTCGAGCAGATTCGCGGGGGCCGCCCGGAGGTGACCGTAACCTCCATGAACGCCGGGGAACTCACGGCCTCGGAAGTGCTGGAGGTGCTTTCCCCCTCCCTGTTCGGGGAGGATAGGGTGGCGGTGATAAAAAACACCGAGGCTGCGGGAAAGGAACCCGCCGACCTGCTCTTGCAGGCCGCCGTGGACCCGGGGCCGGGCATTTATCTCATCGTGGAGCACTCCGGGGGTGGTCGCACCAAGGCGCTGGTGCCCAAGCTCGAAAAGATCGCCTCGGTGCACCGCGCCGATGAGGTTAAGCAGCGCGAACTTCCCGGCTGGGTTACCCAGGAGTTTCGTGGACACGGGGTGCGCATTACCCCGGACGTGGTACACGCTCTGCTGGAGGGAGTGGGCTCCGATCTGCGCGAACTCGCCTCGGCGGTGAGCCAATTGGTGGCGGACGCGCAGGGGGACATCACGGTGGCCACCGTGCGGGCCTATTACTCCGGGGTGGCGGAGGTATCCGCCTTTGATATTGCGGACTGGGCGGTCACGGGCCAATCCGCCCGCGCGGTGGCCGCCACGCGGCGGGCCCTGCAACTGGGCATGAGCCCGGTGGTGATCGCGGCGGCCCTAAGTTCCAAGGTGGGCATGATCGCGCGGCTGTATTCCAGCACGGGGCGGGTGGATTCCCGCCGACTGGCCGGGCAACTGGGCGCGCACCCCTTTGTGATTGAAAAGACCTCCAAGGTAGCCCGGCGCTGGTCCAGCGATTCGGTGAGCCGGGCGGTCATTCTCATGGCGGATCTGGACGCCGCCGTGAAGGGCCAGGGCGGTGACCCGCTCTTTGCCATTGAATCGGCCGTGCAGCGCGTGGCACACCTGGCTGGTTAA